The proteins below are encoded in one region of Colletotrichum lupini chromosome 5, complete sequence:
- a CDS encoding beta-ketoacyl synthase, with protein sequence MADMMSYLLFGDQSLDTHGFLAEFCRSGNPSTLAKTFLDQAGQALREEIDGLGKLERSKLPTFLTLRQLNERYHAQSIKHPGIDSALLCITQLAHYIDRHEKEPQDVSVHEHTFFMGLCTGLFAAAAIASTPSVSTLIPLAVQVVLMAFRTGTHVGSLAERLSPPVGQSEPWTHILPGLKESEAKEALTNFHESNYIPVASQAYVSAVSASSLAISGPPATLKALEDQNVFGVKPTAIPVYGPYHASHLHGTADIEKILRLNDPKVAEILAKTKPRSAIMSGTKGIWFAETDTKSLIKAVTHECLIDVLQFQKGIEGCIETARDFEGSTCLVIPFGPTHNAETLSKLIKDKTQLDVTVRPGPRIQRESYNSPIGNHGSSGKCKLAIVGMAGRFPDAASHEKLWELLSKGLDVHRVVPADRFPVATHYDITGKAVNTSHSQYGCWIENPGYFDPRFFNMSPREAFQTDPMQRMALTTAYEALEMCGYVPNRTPSTRLDRIGTFYGQTSDDWREINAAQEVDTYYITGGVRAFGPGRINYHFGFSGPSLNVDTACSSSAAALNVACNSLWVKDCDTAIVGGLSCMTNPDIFAGLSRGQFLSKTGPCATFDNGADGYCRADGCASVIVKRLDDAVADKDNILAVILGTATNHSADAISITHPHGPTQSILSRHILDEAGVDPLDVDYVEMHGTGTQAGDGTEMLSVTNVFAPADRKRAADRPLYLGAVKSNIGHGEAASGVTALTKVLMMMKKNAIPPHVGIKKEINKGFPKDLSERNVNIAFHLTPFKRRDGKPRRIFVNNFSAAGGNTGLLLEDAPLAANAEADPRSVQVVTVTGKSKAAMIRNAERLVGWMEQNPETPLAHVAYTTTARRIQHYWRMNVAASDLPEAQRLLKDRLKENFTPISTQQPKVAFMFTGQGSHYVGLGKDLYAHYHVFRDSIDEFNQLAQIHGFPSFLSLIDGSEPDVTKLSPVVVQLGLCCFEMALTRLWASWGILPSAVMGHSLGEYAALNAAGVLSASDTIYLVGARAQLLVQKCTAGTHAMLAVTGPVEAVMEALGAQAEAVNVACINGPRETVLSGAAAKISEISSHLGTAGFKCTQLKVPFAFHSAQVDPILDDFETLARSVSFDMPRVPIISPLLGKMVEHEPVNAAYLRNHARDAVNFLGGLVHAQQSGAVDEKTVWLEVGPHPVLANFVKSSFGISTIAVPTLRRNEPTYKILSNTLCALHTAGINLDWDEFHRDFTNCTRLLDLPTYSFDEKNYWLQYTGDWCLTKNRGPSAVKAPLQIEPARPKLSTTSIHAVTNEDVKGDIALIETETNLSRRDTRPLVEGHLCNGAPLCPSTLYADMAMTVADYAYKMLRPDTENIGLNVANVEVPKTLIFNDKLDAHILRTTVTANATLGYADVSFHTGEGAKKTEHATCKVVYGSTEQWADEFERVSYLIKGRIDALEEAERQGKASKIGRGLTYKLFTALVDYDTKYQGMEEVILDSKTCEATAKVSFQTTDRDGDFFFNPYWIDSCCHISGFIINGTDAIDSREQVFISHGWGSMRFTEKLDKTKTYRSYVRMQPVKGTKMMAGDAYVFDGDRIIGVAGDVKFQSIPRKVLNMVLPPRGRAAAGAAPATAATAPKAAAPAKAAPAKEKSGKEKASKQVTASNLKAVNAKLSKRSVVQDVFDILAKEVGVTQDELADNIAFTDLGCDSLMALTVSGRMREELDIDIDSHAFVEYPTIGAFKIFLGQFESPDRKDSYVQDSGDSSGSVSETPELESDSNVTTPYEESDRSVKGDAQEEDCDDLQNILRETIATEMGVEVEEIIAAPDLAALGMDSLMSLSILGTLREKSGQDIPNDLFVTNPSLLEVEKALGIGPKPKAAAAPKPAKAAPVARREKVEPTREINTHPGNTTASITKPPPPREIIDNYPHRKATSILLQGSTRTATKNLWMVPDGSGCATSYTEISQVSTQWAVWGLFSPFMKTPEEYKCGVYGMASKFIEAMKARQPKGPYSLAGWSAGGVIAYEIVNQLTKAGESVENLIIIDAPCPITIEPLPKSLHAWFASIGLLGEGDDDNKKIPSWLLPHFAASVTALSNYTAEPIPKDKCPNVMAIWCEDGVCHLPSDPRPDPYPTGHALFLLDNRTDFGANRWDEYLDINKFRTRHMPGNHFSMMHGDYAKQLGQFLREASCQNSSHPKFALLILRCDFAGGLNAAITSRIVCSLLFALDTCDDGGASPASDSTFPISSQVFFFLGLLFAFCPAMLILPTFPKGQEDQLVSIFCVLVLDKEMLVLHTPFLFNFGHRDFLSKAKPFSSISTMMGSSMMLGRALGLYLFRPEPTYPHPYLPSSIPTHFPFRSHHALQHLQLVPLQNAIHGNHLVSCMETKNNPLRKAHQISRVKILARPKYPNLVFPSFSIRAPPPSPTRQRHGRADVKRKAKRKPDDAITATNFNLSRSSAGMESASYRSYNVTPANPIRKRRRRHLSASSGVTLPMKPESRAWVVDDICMIRQPDNVIICAGPHEMKQIYLETGYSAPPKKKQHAVAVVMALPGDIFDSGSVSGPSANHPISVSRSNIEMLLYQYNYVFQESIPPLLSAISILTNELTTTTFQCPMYHWYIGTTCATLYPIPQDGLKCHMTLPFLPLRLCPGFPPESMSSET encoded by the exons ATGGCCGACATGATGTCTTATCTCCTCTTCGGAGATCAGTCACTTGATACCCATGGATTTCTCGCCGAGTTCTGCCGTTCAGGGAATCCGAGCACCCTTGCGAAGACGTTCCTCGACCAGGCTGGCCAGGCTTTGAGGGAGGAGATCGATGGTTTGGGGAAGTTGGAACGGTCGAAGCTCCCCACGTTCCTGACGCTCCGCCAACTCAACGAGCGTTACCACGCCCAGAGCATCAAGCATCCTGGTATCGACAGCGCCCTCTTGTGTATCACCCAGTTGGCCCATTACATCGA CCGCCACGAAAAGGAGCCGCAAGATGTTTCTGTTCACGAACACACTTTCTTCATGGGTCTTTGCACGGGGCTTTTCGCCGCCGCTGCTATCGCCTCGACCCCTTCAGTCTCTACCTTGATACCCCTTGCCGTTCAGGTAGTCCTCATGGCCTTCCGAACCGGCACTCACGTCGGCTCGTTGGCTGAGAGGCTTAGCCCGCCGGTCGGTCAATCTGAACCCTGGACACACATCCTTCCCGGCCTGAAGGAATCCGAAGCCAAAGAGGCACTTACTAATTTCCATGAATCTAAT TATATCCCCGTCGCCAGCCAAGCATACGTTAGCGCTGTGTCGGCATCAAGTCTGGCAATCTCAGGACCGCCGGCTACCCTCAAGGCCCTTGAGGACCAGAATGTCTTCGGCGTCAAGCCGACGGCTATTCCCGTCTACGGACCCTACCACGCATCACACCTTCACGGTACCGCAGATATCGAGAAGATCCTGCGCCTCAACGACCCCAAGGTCGCCGAGATTCTGGCTAAGACGAAGCCTCGCTCTGCCATTATGTCAGGCACCAAGGGCATTTGGTTCGCCGAGACCGACACCAAGTCTCTCATCAAGGCCGTCACACACGAGTGCCTCATTGATGTGCTTCAATTCCAGAAAGGTATTGAGGGATGTATCGAGACTGCTCGCGACTTCGAGGGGTCAACTTGCCTCGTTATCCCCTTCGGACCCACACACAATGCCGAGACTCTTTCCAAGTTGATCAAGGACAAGACACAGTTGGACGTTACCGTCCGCCCTGGACCTAGAATCCAGAGAGAAAGCTACAACTCTCCTATTGGCAACCACGGCTCCAGCGGAAAGTGCAAGCTGGCCATCGTTGGTATGGCCGGTCGTTTCCCCGACGCCGCCAGCCACGAGAAGCTATGGGAGCTACTTTCCAAGGGTCTGGATGTGCACAGGGTCGTGCCTGCGGATCGTTTCCCGGTCGCAACCCATTACGATATCACCGGCAAGGCTGTGAACACCAGTCACAGTCAATACGGTTGCTGGATTGAGAACCCGGGATACTTCGATCCCCGTTTCTTCAACATGTCTCCCCGTGAGGCGTTCCAGACCGACCCCATGCAGCGTATGGCCCTGACTACCGCCTACGAGGCCCTCGAGATGTGCGGATATGTGCCCAACAGGACACCCTCTACAAGATTGGACCGTATTGGTACTTTCTACGGCCAGACCTCTGACGATTGGCGTGAAATCAACGCCGCTCAGGAGGTCGACACCTACTACATTACTGGTGGTGTCAGAGCCTTCGGCCCCGGTCGCATCAACTACCACTTTGGCTTCAGTGGTCCTAGTTTGAACGTCGATACGGCCTGCTCGTCCAGTGCCGCCGCTCTCAACGTTGCCTGCAACTCTCTGTGGGTAAAGGACTGCGACACCGCCATCGTCGGTGGTCTGTCTTGCATGACCAACCCGGATATTTTCGCAGGTCTGTCGCGTGGCCAGTTCCTGTCCAAGACCGGACCCTGCGCCACTTTCGACAACGGCGCCGATGGCTACTGCCGTGCTGACGGCTGTGCCTCCGTCATTGTCAAGCGTCTGGATGATGCCGTCGCTGACAAGGATAACATCTTGGCTGTCATTTTGGGCACCGCGACCAACCACTCTGCTGATGCCATTTCCATCACTCACCCCCACGGACCTACCCAGTCTATCTTGTCCAGGCACATTCTCGACGAGGCTGGTGTTGACCCTCTTGACGTTGATTACGTCGAGATGCACGGTACTGGCACCCAGGCCGGTGACGGCACTGAGATGCTTTCAGTTACCAACGTCTTCGCTCCTGCTGACCGCAAGAGAGCTGCTGACCGCCCTCTGTACCTGGGTGCTGTCAAGTCCAACATTGGACACGGAGAAGCTGCTTCTGGTGTCACTGCCCTTACCAAGGtgctgatgatgatgaagaaGAACGCGATTCCTCCTCACGTCGGTATCAAGAAGGAGATCAACAAGGGTTTCCCCAAGGACCTTTCAGAGCGCAATGTCAACATTGCATTCCACCTCACTCCCTTCAAGAGGAGAGATGGTAAGCCCAGACGCATCTTCGTCAACAACTTCAGTGCTGCTGGTGGCAACACTGGTCTCCTTTTGGAGGACGCACCCCTTGCGGCCAATGCTGAGGCCGATCCTCGCAGTGTCCAGGTCGTTACTGTCACCGGCAAGTCCAAGGCTGCCATGATCCGCAACGCCGAGAGACTTGTTGGCTGGATGGAACAGAACCCCGAGACTCCTCTTGCTCACGTGGCCTACACCACCACTGCCCGTCGCATCCAGCACTACTGGCGCATGAACGTTGCTGCTTCAGACCTCCCTGAGGCCCAGCGTCTGCTCAAGGACAGACTCAAGGAGAACTTCACTCCTATCTCTACCCAGCAGCCCAAGGTTGCCTTCATGTTCACGGGACAGGGCTCTCACTATGTTGGTCTCGGCAAGGACCTGTACGCCCATTATCACGTCTTCCGCGATAGCATCGACGAGTTCAACCAGCTCGCCCAGATTCATGGCTTCCCCAGCTTCCTGTCCTTGATCGACGGTAGCGAGCCCGACGTTACTAAGCTGTCCCCAGTTGTTGTGCAGCTTGGCCTCTGCTGCTTCGAGATGGCTCTCACCCGTCTCTGGGCTTCCTGGGGCATTCTGCCCAGCGCTGTCATGGGTCATTCCCTGGGCGAGTATGCTGCTCTCAACGCCGCAGGAGTCCTGTCTGCCAGCGACACTATCTACCTTGTTGGAGCTCGCGCCCAGCTTTTGGTCCAGAAGTGCACCGCCGGCACTCACGCCATGCTTGCTGTCACAGGCCCTGTGGAGGCTGTCATGGAGGCTCTTGGCGCCCAGGCTGAGGCTGTCAACGTTGCTTGCATCAACGGTCCCCGCGAGACCGTCCTCAGCGGTGCTGCCGCCAAGATCTCCGAGATTTCCTCGCACCTTGGTACTGCTGGCTTCAAGTGCACTCAGCTCAAGGTGCCCTTCGCCTTCCACTCTGCCCAGGTTGATCCTATCTTGGATGACTTCGAGACCCTTGCTCGCTCCGTGAGCTTCGACATGCCACGCGTGCCCATTATCTCGCCTCTCCTTGGCAAGATGGTCGAGCACGAGCCAGTCAACGCTGCTTACCTCCGCAACCACGCCCGTGACGCCGTCAACTTCCTTGGCGGCCTTGTCCACGCCCAGCAGTCTGGCGCTGTTGATGAGAAGACTGTGTGGCTTGAGGTCGGCCCTCACCCCGTCCTTGCCAACTTTGTCAAGTCTTCCTTCGGCATCAGCACCATTGCTGTGCCCACCCTCCGTCGCAACGAGCCTACCTACAAGATTCTTAGCAACACTCTGTGCGCTCTCCACACTGCTGGTATCAACTTGGACTGGGATGAGTTCCACCGCGACTTCACCAACTGCACTCGTCTTCTGGATCTTCCCACCTACTCTTTCGACGAGAAGAACTACTGGCTCCAGTACACTGGTGATTGGTGTCTTACCAAGAACCGTGGTCCTTCCGCTGTCAAGGCTCCCCTCCAAATCGAGCCTGCCAGGCCCAAGCTATCGACCACCTCCATTCATGCTGTCACCAACGAGGACGTCAAGGGCGATATTGCTCTCATCGAGACCGAGACCAACCTGTCGAGGCGCGACACCCGCCCTCTCGTTGAGGGTCACTTGTGCAACGGCGCACCCTTGTGCCCTTCTACTCTCTACGCCGATATGGCCATGACCGTTGCAGACTACGCTTACAAGATGCTTCGTCCCGACACCGAGAACATTGGATTGAATGTTGCCAACGTCGAGGTGCCCAAGACCCTCATCTTCAACGACAAGCTTGATGCTCATATCTTGCGAACCACTGTTACTGCCAACGCAACGCTCGGCTACGCCGATGTCAGCTTCCACACTGGAGAGGGTGCCAAGAAGACCGAGCACGCCACTTGCAAGGTCGTCTACGGCAGCACTGAGCAGTGGGCTGACGAGTTCGAGCGTGTCAGCTACCTCATCAAGGGTCGCATCGATGCTCTTGAGGAGGCCGagaggcaaggcaaggcttCTAAGATTGGCCGTGGCCTGACTTACAAGCTTTTCACTGCTCTGGTTGACTACGATACCAAGTACCAGGGTATGGAAGAGGTCATTCTTGACAGCAAGACTTGTGAAGCCACCGCCAAGGTCAGCTTCCAGACTACCGACAGAGATGGAGATTTCTTCTTCAACCCCTACTGGATTGACAGTTGTTGCCACATTTCTGGCTTCATCATCAACGGTACCGATGCCATTGACTCTCGCGAGCAAGTCTTCATCTCCCACGGATGGGGCTCTATGAGATTCACGGAGAAGCTCGATAAGACCAAGACTTACCGCTCCTACGTCCGCATGCAGCCTGTCAAGGGTACCAAGATGATGGCTGGTGATGCGTACGTCTTTGACGGCGACCGCATCATTGGTGTTGCTGGCGATGTTAAGTTCCAGTCCATCCCTCGCAAGGTCCTTAACATGGTTCTTCCTCCTCGTGGTCGTGCTGCGGCAGGTGCTGCACCTGCTACTGCGGCCACGGCACCCAAGGCTGCTGCCCCTGCCAAGGCTGCTCCCGCTAAGGAGAAGAGCGGCAAGGAGAAGGCCTCCAAGCAGGTCACTGCAAGCAACCTCAAAGCTGTCAACGCCAAGCTCTCCAAGCGCTCCGTCGTCCAAGATGTGTTTGACATCCTAGCGAAGGAAGTTGGTGTTACCCAAGATGAACTCGCTGACAACATCGCCTTCACTGATCTGGGCTGTGACTCACTGATGGCTTTGACCGTCTCCGGCAGAATGCGTGAGGAGCTTGACATCGACATTGACTCTCACGCTTTCGTCGAGTATCCCACCATCGGAGCTTTCAAGATCTTCCTTGGCCAGTTCGAGAGCCCGGACCGTAAGGATAGTTACGTCCAGGACTCTGGTGATTCTAGTGGCTCTGTCTCCGAGACCCCCGAGCTTGAGTCTGATTCCAACGTCACTACTCCCTACGAGGAGAGCGACCGCTCAGTCAAGGGCGATGCTCAGGAGGAGGATTGTGATGATCTTCAGAACATCCTTCGTGAAACCATTGCCACCGAGATGGGTGTCGAGGTTGAGGAGATTATCGCCGCTCCTGACTTGGCTGCTCTGGGCATGGACTCTCTGATGAGTTTGTCAATCCTAGGCACTCTCCGTGAGAAGTCTGGGCAGGACATTCCCAACGATCTCTTCGTCACAAACCCCTCTCTCTTGGAGGTCGAGAAGGCTCTTGGCATTGGCCCAAAGCCGAAGGCCGCCGCCGCACCCAAGCCTGCAAAGGCTGCTCCTGTCGCTCGGCGGGAGAAGGTGGAGCCTACCAGAGAGATTAACACTCACCCTGGTAACACCACTGCCTCCATCACCAAGCCCCCTCCACCAAGAGAGATCATTGACAACTACCCTCACCGCAAGGCGACTTCCATCCTTCTTCAAGGCAGCACCCGCACTGCCACCAAGAACCTTTGGATGGTTCCCGACGGCAGTGGTTGCGCGACTTCCTATACCGAGATCAGCCAGGTCTCCACACAGTGGGCTGTCTGGGGTCTCTTCTCCCCCTTCATGAAGACGCCCGAGGAGTACAAGTGCGGTGTCTACGGCATGGCCTCCAAGTTCATCGAAGCCATGAAAGCAAGACAGCCGAAAGGTCCCTACTCCTTGGCCGGCTGGTCTGCGGGCGGTGTCATCGCCTACGAGATTGTCAACCAGCTCACCAAGGCCGGCGAGAGTGTCGAGAACCTCATCATCATCGATGCTCCCTGCCCCATCACCATTGAGCCTCTCCCCAAGAGTCTCCACGCCTGGTTCGCCTCCATCGGCCTGCTCGGCGAGGGTGACGACGACAACAAGAAGATCCCCTCATGGCTCCTTCCTCACTTCGCCGCCAGTGTCACTGCCCTCAGCAACTACACTGCGGAGCCCATCCCCAAGGACAAGTGCCCCAACGTCATGGCCATCTGGTGCGAGGACGGTGTCTGCCACTTGCCATCCGACCCTCGCCCTGACCCCTACCCTACGGGGCACGCACTCTTCCTTCTGGACAACAGAACCGACTTTGGTGCCAACCGTTGGGATGAGTACCTGGACATCAACAAGTTCAGGACTAGGCACATGCCTGGCAACCACTTCTCCATGATGCATGGCGATTAT GCCAAACAACTTGGACAGTTCCTTCGTGAAGCG TCTTGTCAGAATTCGTCTCATCCCAAGTTCGCACTCTTGATTCTTCGCTGCGACTTCGCC GGCGGTCTCAATGCGGCCATCACTTCGCGCATCGTGTGTTCCTTGCTTTTCGCGTTAGATACTTGCGACGATGGGGGTGCATCCCCTGCTTCCGATTCCACGTTCCCGATATCTTCacaagtttttttttttcttggtCTTCTTTTTGCCTTTTGTCCCGCCATGCTCATACTTCCTACTTTTCCCAAGGGCCAAGAAGATCAGTTAGTCTCCATCTTCTGCGTACTCGTACTTGACAAGGAGATGCTCGTTTTGCACACCCCGTTCCTGTTCAATTTTGGCCATCGGGATTTTCTGTCAAAAGCAAAGCCCTTCTCGTCGATCTCGACGATG ATGGGATCATCCATGATGCTCGGCCGGGCCCTTGGATTATATCTCTTTCGCCCAGAACCCACCTACCCTCATCCATACCTACCCTCGTCCATACCTACCCACTTCCCTTTCCGATCCCATCACGCATTACAGCATCTCCAACTCGTTCCCCTCCAGAACGCCATACACGGCAATCATCTCGTCTCGTGCATGGAGACAAAGAACA ATCCTCTCCGCAAGGCACACCAGATTTCTCGTGTGAAGATCCTCGCCCGTCCCAAGTACCCAAATCTGGTCTTTCCCTCCTTCTCTATCCgcgcccctcctccctcccccACCCGCCAACGTCATGGCAGGGCAGACGTAAAACGAAAGGCAAAGCGGAAACCCGATGATGCGATTACGGCGACAAACTTTAAC CTATCGCGATCTTCCGCTGGAATGGAATCCGCATCGTATCGTTCGTACAATGTGACGCCTGCGAATCCCATTCGGAAGAGAAGACGACGGCATCTCTCTGCCAGCTCAGGAGTCACCCTCCCAATGAAACCCGAATCCCGGGCCTGGGTTGTAGACGACATATGCATGATACGACAACCGGATAACGTGATAATTTGCGCTGGGCCACACGAAATGAAGCAAATCTACCTGGAAACCGGATA CAGTGCTCCCCCAAAAAAAAAGCAGCACGCGGTCGCGGTTGTGATGGCATTGCCGGGAGACATCTTCGACTCCGGTTCCGTCTCAGGGCCGAGTGCCAACCACCCAATAAGTGTCTCGCGAAGTAACATCGAGATGTTGCTTTACCAATACAATTACGTTTTCCAAGAAAGCATCCCACCGCTCCTGAGCGCTATCAGCATCCTAACCAACGAGCTG ACCACAACCACATTCCAATGTCCAATGTACCATTGGTACATTGGCACTACATGTGCCACTCTGTACCCGATACCACAAGATGGTCTCAAATGCCACATGACCCTCCCTTTCCTCCCCCTTCGACTCTGCCCCGGATTCCCTCCCGAGTCAATGTCGAGCGAGACCTAG